In a genomic window of bacterium:
- the sufD gene encoding Fe-S cluster assembly protein SufD, producing the protein MSLPAEAIDRYLAAFEEVADGKGRPAWLRRLRDEAKERFVATGFPNVRNEDWKYTSVAGIEGQRFGLAPPGDGGLSSSDVAGHLPEGSAGNVLVFANGRYRADLSVRRPLPPGVHLGSLSEALSGGGDALAPYFFRSPANPFTDLNTMLTEDGAFLHVGKEVEVPEPIHLLFLTSGGERPVMAHPRNVIVAGEGSRVTVVERYAGRSDAGCLVNAVTDIATGGGATVAHYRLQEDGPDAYHVSSLRSRQGAGSRFAAHSVSLGARLSRSDVHAVLDGEDAACLLNGLYLGNGEQHVDHFTTIDHAKPDGSSREYFRGILDGRSRGVFRGRVIVREDAQKTDARQANRNLLLSREAEADSRPQLEIHADDVKCTHGATVGPLDEEMVFYMRSRGIDEASARGLLAYAFAADILERFDLPDVRRAYEEKLLAWLPDAGRIREFLHEPG; encoded by the coding sequence GTGAGCTTGCCCGCGGAAGCGATCGATCGTTATCTTGCCGCGTTCGAAGAGGTGGCGGACGGAAAGGGAAGGCCTGCCTGGCTGCGCCGCCTCCGGGACGAGGCGAAGGAGCGATTCGTGGCCACCGGGTTCCCGAACGTCAGGAACGAGGATTGGAAATACACGAGCGTGGCGGGGATCGAAGGGCAGCGCTTCGGGCTCGCGCCGCCGGGCGATGGCGGTTTATCGTCATCCGACGTGGCCGGGCATCTCCCGGAGGGTTCGGCGGGGAACGTCCTCGTGTTCGCGAACGGGCGGTATCGCGCGGACCTTTCCGTGCGGCGGCCTCTCCCACCCGGAGTGCATCTCGGGAGCCTGTCCGAAGCCCTGTCGGGCGGGGGGGACGCCCTCGCCCCGTACTTCTTCCGTTCGCCCGCGAACCCCTTCACCGATCTCAACACGATGCTGACGGAGGACGGCGCGTTCCTGCACGTCGGGAAGGAGGTCGAGGTGCCGGAGCCGATTCACCTCCTGTTCCTGACCTCCGGCGGTGAACGACCGGTCATGGCCCACCCGCGGAACGTGATCGTGGCGGGAGAAGGGTCCCGGGTGACGGTCGTGGAACGGTACGCGGGCCGATCCGACGCCGGGTGCCTCGTGAACGCCGTGACCGACATCGCGACGGGCGGCGGCGCAACCGTGGCGCACTACCGGCTGCAGGAGGACGGGCCGGACGCATATCACGTCTCGTCGCTGCGCTCGCGGCAGGGGGCGGGAAGCCGGTTCGCGGCCCATTCCGTCTCGCTCGGGGCGCGCCTCTCCCGGAGCGACGTGCACGCCGTGCTCGACGGCGAGGACGCGGCGTGCCTGCTGAACGGGCTTTACCTGGGAAACGGGGAGCAGCACGTCGACCACTTCACGACGATCGACCACGCGAAGCCGGACGGGTCGAGCCGGGAATATTTCCGAGGCATCCTCGACGGGCGATCCCGCGGGGTGTTCCGCGGACGCGTGATCGTGCGGGAAGACGCGCAGAAGACGGACGCCCGGCAGGCGAACCGGAACCTGCTCCTGTCGAGGGAGGCGGAGGCGGACAGCCGCCCCCAGCTCGAGATCCACGCCGACGACGTGAAATGCACCCACGGCGCGACGGTGGGGCCGCTCGACGAGGAAATGGTCTTCTACATGCGGTCCCGGGGAATCGACGAGGCCTCGGCCCGGGGGTTGCTCGCCTACGCGTTCGCCGCGGACATTCTCGAGCGGTTCGACCTCCCCGATGTCCGGAGGGCCTACGAGGAAAAGCTGCTCGCGTGGCTGCCGGACGCGGGCCGGATCCGGGAGTTCCTCCATGAACCGGGGTAG
- the sufC gene encoding Fe-S cluster assembly ATPase SufC, producing the protein MLSIENLHAAIGEKPILRGVDIAVRAGEVHAVMGPNGSGKSTLANVIAGREEFRVTAGSILYDGRDLLGMPPEERAREGIFLAFQNPVEIPGVSNLGFLKAALNAVRRHRGLQELDAVEFRETVLEWLRRVEMGEDLLMRAVNEGFSGGEKKRNEILQLAVLEPRLAILDETDSGLDIDALKVVAAGVNAFRGPERAIIVVTHYQRLLNHIVPDFVHVLVEGRIVRSGGRDLALELEERGYGWVQAPGAEGGVEARP; encoded by the coding sequence ATGCTGTCCATCGAAAACCTTCACGCCGCGATCGGGGAGAAGCCGATCCTGCGGGGGGTCGACATCGCCGTCCGCGCGGGGGAAGTCCACGCCGTCATGGGCCCGAACGGATCGGGGAAGAGCACGCTCGCGAACGTCATCGCCGGGCGCGAGGAGTTCCGGGTGACGGCGGGGTCCATCCTCTACGACGGGAGGGACCTGCTCGGAATGCCGCCGGAGGAGCGCGCGCGGGAAGGGATCTTCCTCGCCTTCCAGAACCCCGTGGAGATCCCCGGAGTGAGCAACCTCGGCTTCCTGAAAGCCGCCCTGAACGCGGTGAGAAGGCACCGCGGGCTCCAGGAGCTCGACGCCGTGGAGTTCCGCGAGACGGTCCTCGAATGGCTGCGCCGGGTCGAGATGGGCGAGGACCTGCTGATGCGGGCGGTGAACGAAGGGTTTTCGGGGGGAGAGAAGAAGCGGAACGAGATCCTCCAGCTGGCGGTGCTCGAGCCGAGGCTCGCGATCCTCGACGAGACCGATTCGGGGCTGGACATCGACGCCCTGAAGGTCGTCGCCGCCGGGGTGAACGCCTTCCGCGGCCCGGAGCGGGCGATCATCGTCGTGACCCATTACCAGCGGCTGCTGAACCATATCGTGCCCGACTTCGTCCACGTCCTGGTCGAGGGGCGGATCGTGCGGTCCGGGGGACGGGACCTCGCGCTCGAGCTCGAGGAGCGCGGGTACGGCTGGGTCCAGGCGCCGGGCGCGGAGGGCGGAGTGGAGGCGCGCCCGTGA
- the sufB gene encoding Fe-S cluster assembly protein SufB: MENAASQVKGWVDQEYRWGFVSEVEADTIPKGLNEEIIRTISARKSEPGFLLERRLKAYRQWLTMIEPRWSTVRYNPIDFQDIVYYSAPRGMKDGPKSLGEIDPELLRTYERLGISLLEQKRLAGVAVDAVFDSVSVATTYQKELAKLGILFCSFSEAVQQYPLLVEKYLGTVVPFNDNYFASLNSAVFTDGSFCYVPPGVRCPVELSTYFRINAENTGQFERTLIIADAGSYVSYLEGCTAPRRDTNQLHAAVVELIALEDAEIRYATVQNWYPGDKEGKGGIYNFVTKRGLCAGNNSRISWTQVETGSAITWKYPSVILKGDNSAGQFHGVALTNNHQQADTGTKMTHIGRNTRSTIVNKGISAGRGQNTYRGLVKVLKTAENARNFTQCDSLLLGDRCGAHTFPYIEVKNPTARVEHEASTSKIGEDQLFYCQQRGLSREDAVSMIVNGFCREVIRNLPMEFAVEAQKLLEISLEGSVG, encoded by the coding sequence ATGGAAAATGCCGCAAGCCAGGTCAAAGGTTGGGTCGACCAGGAGTACCGCTGGGGATTCGTTTCGGAGGTCGAGGCGGACACCATTCCCAAGGGGCTCAACGAGGAGATCATCCGGACGATCTCCGCCCGGAAGAGCGAGCCCGGATTTCTCCTCGAGCGACGTCTCAAGGCGTATCGGCAGTGGCTCACAATGATCGAACCGCGCTGGTCGACCGTCCGCTACAACCCCATCGATTTCCAGGACATCGTGTATTACTCCGCCCCCCGGGGGATGAAGGACGGGCCGAAAAGCCTCGGCGAGATCGACCCGGAGCTGCTGCGGACGTACGAGCGCCTGGGGATATCCCTCCTCGAACAGAAGCGCCTTGCGGGCGTGGCCGTGGACGCCGTCTTCGACAGCGTCTCGGTGGCCACCACCTACCAGAAGGAACTGGCGAAGCTGGGGATCCTTTTCTGCTCCTTCTCCGAGGCGGTGCAGCAGTACCCCCTCCTCGTGGAGAAGTATCTCGGGACCGTCGTCCCGTTCAACGACAACTACTTCGCCTCCCTCAACTCCGCCGTCTTCACCGACGGGTCGTTCTGCTACGTTCCTCCGGGGGTGCGCTGCCCGGTGGAGCTGTCCACCTACTTCCGCATCAACGCGGAGAACACGGGGCAGTTCGAGCGGACCCTGATCATCGCGGACGCGGGTTCCTACGTGAGCTACCTGGAAGGGTGCACGGCCCCGCGGCGCGACACGAACCAGCTCCACGCGGCGGTGGTGGAGCTGATCGCCCTCGAGGACGCGGAGATCCGGTACGCCACGGTGCAGAACTGGTACCCGGGCGACAAGGAGGGAAAGGGCGGAATCTACAATTTCGTGACGAAACGGGGATTGTGCGCCGGGAACAACTCCCGGATCTCCTGGACGCAGGTGGAGACCGGCTCCGCGATCACGTGGAAATATCCGAGCGTGATCCTGAAGGGGGACAACTCGGCCGGGCAGTTCCACGGGGTGGCGCTCACGAACAATCACCAGCAGGCCGACACCGGCACGAAGATGACGCACATCGGGAGAAACACCCGGAGCACGATCGTGAACAAGGGGATCTCGGCGGGGCGCGGCCAGAACACGTACCGGGGCCTCGTGAAAGTCCTCAAGACCGCGGAGAACGCCCGCAATTTCACCCAATGCGATTCCCTGCTCCTCGGGGACCGGTGCGGGGCGCACACGTTTCCGTACATCGAGGTGAAGAACCCGACGGCCAGGGTGGAGCACGAGGCGTCCACATCGAAGATCGGCGAGGACCAGCTCTTCTACTGCCAGCAGCGCGGTCTCTCCCGGGAAGACGCGGTGTCGATGATCGTGAACGGCTTCTGCCGCGAGGTGATCCGGAATCTCCCGATGGAGTTCGCGGTGGAGGCCCAGAAACTTCTGGAGATCAGCCTCGAGGGGAGCGTCGGATGA
- a CDS encoding cation:proton antiporter yields MTDLPLVLRDLSIVLAIATAVALLFGRLHLSVVAAFLVAGAILGPSGAGLVAESGMVDALAEIGVALLLFTVGMELSLANLGKMRLRILQGGGVQLSATILLTVAVLSLARFPLPEAIFIGFVLSLSSTAIVLKVYADRMEIDSAHGKISTGILIFQDMAVIPMMLLIPSLRQWETANFSIVLFTLAKAGVGVAAILLASRFLIPLLLKEVVRLNSREILVMMVLCLILGTAWIARWWGLSLAMGAFLAGLVISESMYVHEIAAQVFPFRDVFNGVFFISVGMLLDLSFLMRHLPLILLLSAGVVMAKAVCAGAAIRTLNYPWRVSVIGAIGLGQVGEFSFLLMSGGFREGLVGGVVYQNLLAVTILTMVATPFLMKAAPWAAKYFVRRIVPGKETEDPEEEAAAGGLPRAGRSENHVIVSGYGMNGKNLVRVLRSTHVPYVVVDLNDALVREGREAGEPIFYGDVNNPEILDRVGVGRARMLVLAISDPMATRRAVAVARRANPRLVILVRTRYVADVDDLIALGANAVIPEEFETSVEIFSRVLREYHVPDHVISQQEELIRSGTYRILRDRVHSRDGGLLSEFETFLRQKVIEIFYVSPDSPWVERPLGDLPAGNGAGIVLLAVLRGDRAIAQPSPEERIAAGDKLVFFGGHGPLAATLEELAKGSP; encoded by the coding sequence TTGACCGACCTGCCCCTTGTCCTTCGCGACCTGTCCATCGTGCTGGCGATCGCCACGGCGGTGGCGCTGCTGTTCGGACGCCTCCACCTGTCCGTCGTGGCGGCGTTCCTGGTCGCCGGCGCCATCCTCGGCCCGTCCGGGGCGGGGCTGGTGGCCGAGTCCGGGATGGTGGACGCCCTCGCCGAGATCGGCGTCGCCCTCCTGCTGTTCACCGTCGGGATGGAGCTTTCCCTCGCGAACCTCGGGAAAATGCGTCTCCGCATCCTGCAGGGCGGCGGGGTCCAGCTTTCAGCGACGATCCTGCTCACCGTGGCCGTCCTTTCCCTCGCGAGGTTTCCCCTCCCGGAAGCGATCTTCATCGGGTTCGTCCTCTCCCTTTCGAGCACCGCGATCGTGCTGAAGGTGTACGCGGACCGGATGGAGATCGACAGCGCCCACGGGAAGATCTCGACCGGCATCCTGATCTTCCAGGACATGGCCGTGATCCCGATGATGCTGCTCATCCCCTCCCTCCGGCAATGGGAAACGGCGAACTTCTCCATCGTGCTGTTCACGCTGGCCAAGGCGGGCGTGGGCGTCGCGGCGATCCTGCTCGCGTCGCGCTTCTTGATCCCCCTCCTCCTCAAGGAGGTCGTCCGGCTGAACAGCCGGGAGATCCTGGTGATGATGGTGTTGTGCCTCATCCTCGGGACGGCGTGGATCGCACGCTGGTGGGGGCTCTCCCTGGCCATGGGGGCGTTCCTCGCCGGACTGGTGATCTCCGAGTCGATGTATGTCCACGAGATCGCCGCCCAGGTCTTCCCCTTCCGGGACGTCTTCAACGGGGTGTTCTTCATCTCCGTCGGGATGCTGCTCGACCTCTCCTTTCTCATGCGCCACCTCCCGCTGATCCTCCTCTTGTCCGCCGGGGTCGTGATGGCGAAGGCGGTCTGCGCCGGCGCCGCGATCCGGACCCTGAACTACCCCTGGCGGGTCTCCGTGATCGGGGCGATCGGGCTGGGCCAGGTCGGGGAGTTCTCGTTCCTCCTGATGTCCGGGGGATTCCGGGAAGGCCTGGTGGGAGGGGTCGTGTACCAGAACCTCCTCGCGGTTACCATCCTCACGATGGTGGCGACGCCCTTCCTGATGAAGGCGGCGCCATGGGCGGCGAAGTACTTCGTCCGGCGCATCGTTCCCGGGAAGGAGACGGAGGATCCGGAGGAAGAGGCCGCCGCTGGCGGGTTGCCTAGGGCGGGGCGGAGCGAGAACCACGTGATCGTCTCCGGGTACGGGATGAACGGGAAGAACCTCGTCCGCGTGCTGCGTTCGACGCACGTTCCCTACGTTGTGGTCGACCTGAACGACGCGCTGGTGCGGGAGGGCCGGGAGGCGGGGGAGCCGATCTTCTACGGGGACGTGAACAACCCGGAGATCCTCGACCGTGTCGGGGTGGGCCGCGCCCGGATGCTGGTGCTGGCGATCTCCGACCCGATGGCGACCCGCCGCGCCGTGGCGGTTGCCCGGCGGGCCAACCCGCGGCTGGTCATCCTTGTGCGGACGCGGTACGTGGCGGACGTGGACGACCTGATCGCCCTCGGGGCGAACGCGGTCATCCCCGAGGAGTTCGAGACGTCGGTGGAGATCTTCTCCCGGGTCCTGCGCGAGTACCATGTACCCGACCACGTCATCTCCCAGCAGGAAGAGCTGATCCGCAGCGGTACCTACCGGATCCTGCGGGATCGTGTCCACTCGAGAGACGGGGGGCTCCTCTCGGAGTTCGAAACGTTCCTGCGGCAGAAGGTGATCGAGATCTTCTACGTCTCGCCGGACTCGCCGTGGGTGGAACGTCCCCTTGGGGATCTTCCGGCCGGAAACGGCGCCGGAATCGTGCTCCTCGCCGTCCTTCGGGGGGACCGCGCGATCGCGCAGCCGTCCCCGGAGGAGAGGATCGCGGCGGGTGACAAGCTCGTCTTCTTCGGGGGGCATGGTCCCCTGGCGGCGACCCTCGAGGAACTGGCAAAGGGATCGCCTTGA
- a CDS encoding CoA transferase — protein sequence MSGFTGWVREATEPSAAAGKPEALEGIRVLEFCPGHFGGMVAASVLAEFGAEAIKVEPPGGDPLRLVAPGGILVAGTGLPFLSEARNRRFVTIDADTSAGRDVFRRLALSSDVIITTEPPERMEAMGCDYPSLRGERPGIVYLSLSTYGAFGPDASRTVQDSDILCQALSGAPYIVGEPEREGVPPRPHEAPTRLGNWHGSFVQGLWGAYGVLAALHFRAETGKGQAVDLAGADSLMMFADYNITWMHTAGKARERVGNFDPAVFPYTYIRCRDGYTFIAAYNDEAFDSLMRIIGRPELARDPRFSTPKNRVALENERALLTILEEWSGGRTADEILVAVEEYTSKRSGPGAAVVTGRVNRPLETLSEEHWRQRGCFLRAPDPVYGDLLLAAPPWKMSGTPARWKSGCRPPGSDNRDVCLGILGMTEEEYRRLEDSGTF from the coding sequence ATGAGCGGTTTCACGGGATGGGTGCGGGAGGCGACGGAGCCTTCGGCCGCCGCGGGGAAACCCGAGGCGCTGGAGGGGATCCGGGTCCTCGAATTCTGCCCCGGCCACTTCGGGGGGATGGTGGCCGCCTCGGTCCTGGCGGAATTCGGCGCCGAGGCGATCAAGGTGGAACCTCCCGGCGGCGACCCGCTCCGCCTCGTGGCGCCCGGCGGGATCCTCGTGGCCGGGACGGGGCTTCCGTTCCTCTCCGAGGCGCGCAACCGGCGATTCGTCACCATCGACGCCGACACCTCCGCGGGGCGGGACGTCTTCCGGCGCCTCGCCCTCTCCTCGGACGTGATCATCACGACGGAGCCGCCGGAGCGGATGGAGGCGATGGGGTGCGACTACCCCTCCCTGCGCGGGGAGCGCCCGGGGATCGTCTATCTCTCCCTCTCCACCTACGGCGCGTTCGGTCCCGACGCGTCCCGTACCGTACAGGACAGCGACATCCTCTGCCAGGCGCTCTCCGGGGCCCCGTACATCGTCGGGGAACCCGAACGGGAGGGCGTTCCGCCACGGCCGCATGAAGCCCCGACCCGTCTCGGGAACTGGCACGGGTCGTTCGTCCAGGGGCTGTGGGGCGCCTACGGGGTTCTCGCGGCGCTCCATTTCCGCGCGGAGACCGGGAAGGGCCAGGCCGTGGACCTCGCGGGCGCCGACTCGCTGATGATGTTCGCGGATTACAACATCACCTGGATGCACACGGCGGGAAAGGCGCGCGAACGGGTCGGGAACTTCGACCCCGCCGTCTTCCCGTACACCTACATCCGCTGCCGGGACGGCTACACGTTCATCGCCGCCTACAACGACGAGGCGTTCGACTCTCTGATGCGCATCATCGGCCGCCCGGAACTGGCCCGCGATCCCCGGTTCTCGACGCCGAAGAACCGTGTCGCCCTCGAGAACGAACGGGCGCTCCTTACGATCCTCGAGGAGTGGTCCGGCGGTCGTACGGCCGACGAGATCCTCGTGGCGGTCGAGGAGTACACCTCGAAGCGGAGCGGTCCGGGCGCCGCCGTGGTCACGGGGCGGGTGAACCGCCCCCTGGAGACGCTTTCCGAGGAGCACTGGCGGCAGAGAGGGTGCTTCCTGCGCGCCCCGGACCCCGTCTACGGGGATCTGCTGCTGGCCGCGCCTCCCTGGAAGATGAGCGGGACCCCGGCGCGGTGGAAGTCGGGATGCCGGCCCCCGGGGTCGGACAACCGGGACGTGTGCCTCGGAATCCTCGGGATGACGGAAGAGGAGTACCGTCGGCTGGAGGATTCGGGGACGTTCTGA